The following DNA comes from Candidatus Ozemobacteraceae bacterium.
GGTGGGCGGTGTGTCCACCCGTGACTTTCAGCAGCACGCCCGGAAGAATTTCTACGTCGCCGCTGATCAGTTCGAGGCGGCCTGTCTCCTGCAACGGGATCACGGCATGCGGCAGATACGACATGCGCGTTCGTTCGTTCGGCCTGCAGGCATCGTTCCATTCGCCGACCTGGACGATGTGGCGGGCCTGCGGAAAAACGGGCACGCAGTCGCGACGGTCGTCGGTGAAGCGGGTCGCGCCGCCGACGTGATCGAAATGGAGGTGCGTGAGGACGAGATGCGTGACGTCGGACGTGGTGAGCCCGAACGGCGCCAGCCGCTCTTCCCAGGACGTCTGCCGGGTGATCTCGCCGTATTCGCGCTGTCTGTGGGTGAGCTTGTCGCCGATGCCGGCATCGACGAGAAGGACGAAATCCTTTCCGCGCACGAGCAGCTGGTGAAGGCCGAGGGTGACCCTATTCTGGGCGTCGGGGGTCATGCGCTTTTCCCAGAGTGCCTTCGGGATCATGCCGAACACGGCGCCGCCGTCGAGTTTTCGCGTGCCTTCCGTCAGAATCGAAATGTCGAACTCGCCCAGATGCATGAGAGCCTCCCGTCAATCGCTGCCTGATTCTTCTTCGATCCGGAATGAGACGTTGAGAGGGCCGATCGCGTACGTATCCTCCTTGACGACGGCGATCAGATTCAACCGGCGGCCGAGGCTGCGAATCTGGTTCACCATGTCGAAAAACGAGAGCATCGACTCGGAGGAGAGATTGCCGAACCGCCCGGTGAGCGGATTGTCGATCATTCCTGCGCGCACGACCTCATGGTTGATCTCATCCATGAAGTCCTGGATGGTTCTGGCGATTTCCGTCCGGTCGCGCGAGCCGTCCACCTCGAGTGACGCGATCTCCTGGCCGGCCTTGAAGATGAGACTGTTGGGCCGGACGATGAACTTGACCTTGCCCAGCGACTCGCCGACGGCGATGTTTTCGTCCGCGATCGCGCCCACGACGATGTCCGCCGGGGACGTGGCGATCAGGTCCGCCATCCTGTCGATCTGCGCATCGTTGTCCGCGAAAAAGGAGGAACCGTCCTTCACGATGAGGCCGCGCGAGCGGGCCTTGTCCGACAGCTCGCGCACGAACGAGGCGAGATCCGCTCGCACATCGGAGGCGCGGCGGCCGCTGGGGAAGACGCGGGCGAAGATCGGCTCGTTCTTCCGGAAGACCACAATCTCCTGCTCCTTCGAGCGCATTCGCGTCTGGAGATCCTGGATTTCGTCCGAGAGCCGCTTTCGCTCGGTTTTGAGTGTCTCGACGTCCTTCGTCAGCTCCTGGACTGAGAACAGGGCGATCTTGACGCTGTCGGACATGATGGCTGCGACGGTCAGGGTGAGGAGGGTGATGGACATGCCGGTGCCGACCGCGACGACAAGCGCCGTCACGCGCGGACGAAGGCCGAGGACGCTGAGACGCCGCTTCCCGACGAGCGTTCCAAGGTAGTCGCCGATATAGGCGATGACGCCGCTCACGACGAGGAGGACGAGCGTGTAGATCACTGCTGCGGCCGCTCTTTCTCGATCTGGTCGAGCTGGAATCGTTCGCCCAGATAGAATTTGCGCGCCGTCTCGTCGTTCGCGACGTATTCGGCGGTGCCCGAGACGAGAATCCGGCCGAGATTCATGATGTAGGCGCGGTCGACGATCGCGAGCGTCTCGCGCACGTTGTGGTCGGTGATAAGCAGGCCCAGGCCCTTGCGCTGGAGTTGGAGCACGATCGACTGGATGTCCTGGACGGCGATCGGATCGACGCCGGCGAACGGCTCGTCGAGGAGGATGAAGCTGGGCTCGGCAGCGAGCGCGCGCGCGATCTCGACGCGCCGACGCTCGCCCCCGGAGAGGGCGTAGCCCATGCTGTCGACGATTTTATGAATGTGGAGTTCCTGGATCAGGTAATCGAACCGTCGCTGCCGCTCTTCCTGCGGGATGTCGATGTTTTCGAGAATGAGCCAGATGTTCTGCCGGACGGTCAGCTTGCGGAAGACGGAGGCTTCCTGGGGCAGATACCCGATGCCGCGGCGCGCGCGCCTGTACATGGGCATCTGGGAAATATCCCGGTTGTTATACTGAATGACGCCCGAATCCGGCTTGACCAGCCCCGTCACCATGTAGAAGGAGGTCGTCTTGCCGGCGCCGTTCGGGCCCAGCAGACCCACGATCTCGCCCTTGCGGATGTAGAAAGAGACGTCATCGACGACCTTGCGGCCGCCGTAGGATTTGCAGAGGTTGCAGGCGCGGATCTCGTCACGGCCGTCGGGGGCGGGGGAGCCTTCGGCCCCGCGGTTTTCCTGCACCGGGGCCGGCGCCGCCGAAGAAACGGCGGAATCCCGTGAAACACCGGCCGGATCGACGTCTGGGGTGGGGAAGAGCGACTGGGTGTGTTTCATCGGAGGCTCACTCGGGGCTCTCGACGCCGGCATCGCCGCCGACGGGGGTGTAATCGCCCGGCGGGAGGCCGGCGGGTGGGGAAAGCTGGACGGCGCCTTCTCCGACGGAATCGGAAGACTCCTCCTCGGCGGCTTCGACGACGGCGGCTTCTTCCCCGGATGCGGACTCCGCGGTTCCGGAGGCCGTTCCGGGTTCTTCTCCGGCTTTCTTCTTCTTTTTGCGTTCCTTGCGCTTGCCCTTGTCGTCATCGGGACCGCGCTGGCCCTTGGGATACACGGTGGCATGCACCTCGCCGACGGCGATCGTGCGGTCCTCGTTCGGGTAGTAGATGATTTTGCTCGCGTACAGTTCCGAAACCTGTTCCTCGGCCCCCGCCGATTCCTTGGACGTCTGCCAGGCGTGGGCGTGGCCGACGATGATCATGCGGTTCTCGCGGTCGAGGTAGATCGCCTTGTCGCCGGTGGCCTTGAGGGTTTTCGTCTTGATGACCACGTCGGTCCGGGCGATCGCCTTGTCTTCGGACGAGAACAGCTCGAGGGTGTCGCAGACCAGGTCGGAGGTCGGGTCCTTCTCGTTTTCCTTCGCCTCTTCGGGCGTCTCGCCCTCGCGATAGGGGATCTCGATCACGTGCACGTTGCCCTTGGCGAGGAAGCGGTTTTCCTTGTTGAACGCCTCGACCTCGTTGCAGGTCAGGATCACGCGCGACTTCTTCTTGGTCAGAATGCCCGTCTCGTCGCGAGACTCGCGTTCGACGATGCGCTCGAGCTTCGGGTTGCCCTTCGCGAGCATCCGGTCTTCCTTGACGTAGGCCTCGAGGTAGTCCGAGGTCAGGGTCGAGCCGGGTTGGGTGACGACCACGTTGTCGATGGCCTTCACCAGTTCGAGAGAACGGTCGTAGATGCCTCGGTCCGCGGTGAGCGTCGAGTCGGCGCGGGTCGCCTTGATGCCGCCCTTTGCGACGTAGATGTTGTTCTCGAACGTCATCAACCGGCTGGTGATCTCCATGTCGCCCGCCATGATCGAGGTGAGGGCGGAGGCGGCGACGGCGCAGGCCGCGACGGCGATGAGCGCGAGAACGAGCGATCGGCGGATGCAATAACGGTTCATGGCGTGTCGGCTCCGGGGGCGGCGATCTCGGAAAGGGGGGCGGAAGCGAGCTGTTCGGGCGTTCTTTGCCGTGCGGTTCCTGCGGGCCGTTGTTTTGCCGGAGCGGATCGTTCGGAATCCGTCTCGGAGTCGCGGAAAAAACAACGTTTTACCAGCGAATAGGCAGGCGTCACGGATTTCAGGAGCGATTGGAGAGTTCCGGCATCAGGCAGGGCGGGGGGGAGAGCGGCGGGGAACGCCGCCGGGGGAAGACGCACCGCAGCCGAAGCGACGGCTTTCAAGGTTGCCGAGGCGGTCTGGGAGGCCGTTTCCCAAATTCTGATGAGCACGTCGCGGGCCAGGGAGCCTTCTTTTGTCTTCGGGTTGTAGCGCAGTTCGCGGCCCGTCACGATCATGTCGTCCTTCCAGAGCGTGACGGGCATCGAGGAGAATATCTCATTGCGAGAAAAGAAATACCTCATCTCTTCGCCGCGAAAACGCTCACGGGTCGACGTGTGCAGTCGCACGTCGCCCCAGAGACGCGCTTCGAATGGGGTTTTGAAACCCCACGAAGCGACGAGTTCGCCCGTTCGCGTCGCGATCTTCCGATCGAAAAAATATGCGTGAATGTTGGTGGCGGTCATATTGCTCTGTGAATCATCCATATCTACCACATCCGCATACAAGGTGGCATTCTCGAATCCGGCTTCGAGTTCGTCGAATTTGACGTGCGTGAGCCGCATTTTCTGGCGCGCATACCGACTCAAGGCGTCTTTTTCGAGATCTTCCCCCCAGAAAATAATTCCGAGGAAGCCGGCGAAAACGAGGCCCCAGAACCAGAAGGTCATGTAGAACGGCTGTTTCATGCACGGCGCCCCAGGTCCGCGTGCTCGTACCGCTCGTGAAACCAGACCCAGAGATCGGGGCGGCGCCGGAAGGCGGCTTCGTATCTGGCTACGTAGGCCGCGATGCGGTCGGGCATGGGGGCTTCCGCCGGAACGTCGACGGGCGGCTCGAACCGGATGTGGTGGCGGCCGGCGGCGTCGCGCTCGTTGAACACCGGGATGATCGGCGCACCCGATCGCTGCGACAGCAGGACGGGAGTCGGATAAAACGAGGCTTCGCGGCCGAAGAAGGTGGTCAGGTAGCCGCGCTCGCGGGCGTTGAGGTCGGCGAGCACGCCGATAATGCCGTTCTTGCGGAGCGTACGGAGGGAGGCGGCGAGGTTGTGGTCCATCAGAATCCGGACGCCGCGGTTCTCGCGGAAGCCGTTCATGAACTCGGTCATGCGGTTGACGGCCTGGGGCCGGGCGATCGCGTAAATCGGGTAGCCGAGCCTGGCCATGGTGTAGCCGATCAGCTCCCAGTTGCCGAAATGGCTGGCGAGCAGGACGATGCCTTTGCCCTTCGAAAGGGCGG
Coding sequences within:
- a CDS encoding LptA/OstA family protein encodes the protein MNRYCIRRSLVLALIAVAACAVAASALTSIMAGDMEITSRLMTFENNIYVAKGGIKATRADSTLTADRGIYDRSLELVKAIDNVVVTQPGSTLTSDYLEAYVKEDRMLAKGNPKLERIVERESRDETGILTKKKSRVILTCNEVEAFNKENRFLAKGNVHVIEIPYREGETPEEAKENEKDPTSDLVCDTLELFSSEDKAIARTDVVIKTKTLKATGDKAIYLDRENRMIIVGHAHAWQTSKESAGAEEQVSELYASKIIYYPNEDRTIAVGEVHATVYPKGQRGPDDDKGKRKERKKKKKAGEEPGTASGTAESASGEEAAVVEAAEEESSDSVGEGAVQLSPPAGLPPGDYTPVGGDAGVESPE
- the lptC gene encoding LPS export ABC transporter periplasmic protein LptC, whose translation is MKQPFYMTFWFWGLVFAGFLGIIFWGEDLEKDALSRYARQKMRLTHVKFDELEAGFENATLYADVVDMDDSQSNMTATNIHAYFFDRKIATRTGELVASWGFKTPFEARLWGDVRLHTSTRERFRGEEMRYFFSRNEIFSSMPVTLWKDDMIVTGRELRYNPKTKEGSLARDVLIRIWETASQTASATLKAVASAAVRLPPAAFPAALPPALPDAGTLQSLLKSVTPAYSLVKRCFFRDSETDSERSAPAKQRPAGTARQRTPEQLASAPLSEIAAPGADTP
- a CDS encoding DUF3084 domain-containing protein gives rise to the protein MIYTLVLLVVSGVIAYIGDYLGTLVGKRRLSVLGLRPRVTALVVAVGTGMSITLLTLTVAAIMSDSVKIALFSVQELTKDVETLKTERKRLSDEIQDLQTRMRSKEQEIVVFRKNEPIFARVFPSGRRASDVRADLASFVRELSDKARSRGLIVKDGSSFFADNDAQIDRMADLIATSPADIVVGAIADENIAVGESLGKVKFIVRPNSLIFKAGQEIASLEVDGSRDRTEIARTIQDFMDEINHEVVRAGMIDNPLTGRFGNLSSESMLSFFDMVNQIRSLGRRLNLIAVVKEDTYAIGPLNVSFRIEEESGSD
- the lptB gene encoding LPS export ABC transporter ATP-binding protein, with amino-acid sequence MKHTQSLFPTPDVDPAGVSRDSAVSSAAPAPVQENRGAEGSPAPDGRDEIRACNLCKSYGGRKVVDDVSFYIRKGEIVGLLGPNGAGKTTSFYMVTGLVKPDSGVIQYNNRDISQMPMYRRARRGIGYLPQEASVFRKLTVRQNIWLILENIDIPQEERQRRFDYLIQELHIHKIVDSMGYALSGGERRRVEIARALAAEPSFILLDEPFAGVDPIAVQDIQSIVLQLQRKGLGLLITDHNVRETLAIVDRAYIMNLGRILVSGTAEYVANDETARKFYLGERFQLDQIEKERPQQ
- a CDS encoding lysophospholipid acyltransferase family protein, encoding MTNTWHDRFKTFRRNVRAWLVELLYRGLVRLPVRAIPRLARLLGKAMRIAFRQQIRRAAELLPAEFADRRDSILKGIEKNQSLSLLEIFFYEKLLEADPTFISVTGREHLDAALSKGKGIVLLASHFGNWELIGYTMARLGYPIYAIARPQAVNRMTEFMNGFRENRGVRILMDHNLAASLRTLRKNGIIGVLADLNARERGYLTTFFGREASFYPTPVLLSQRSGAPIIPVFNERDAAGRHHIRFEPPVDVPAEAPMPDRIAAYVARYEAAFRRRPDLWVWFHERYEHADLGRRA
- a CDS encoding MBL fold metallo-hydrolase translates to MHLGEFDISILTEGTRKLDGGAVFGMIPKALWEKRMTPDAQNRVTLGLHQLLVRGKDFVLLVDAGIGDKLTHRQREYGEITRQTSWEERLAPFGLTTSDVTHLVLTHLHFDHVGGATRFTDDRRDCVPVFPQARHIVQVGEWNDACRPNERTRMSYLPHAVIPLQETGRLELISGDVEILPGVLLKVTGGHTAHHQMVFLQSGEQQFAWPADLCPTSCHLNAIWQSAFDIRPLESLRSRQRFIDQVLNTKTIVVFNHDVAARPCVIAGDLDDPHAVEIS